One genomic region from Proteiniborus ethanoligenes encodes:
- a CDS encoding ribosomal L7Ae/L30e/S12e/Gadd45 family protein produces the protein MLTNLKEKKKVVGVKQAKRAITNDEVNMVFIAKDAEPKVVKDIIQLCNEKTIEIIYVESMKELGKACSIDVNAAVAATLK, from the coding sequence ATGCTAACTAATCTTAAAGAAAAGAAAAAGGTTGTTGGTGTTAAACAGGCCAAAAGAGCAATAACTAATGATGAAGTTAACATGGTGTTTATTGCAAAAGATGCAGAGCCTAAGGTAGTAAAAGACATAATTCAGCTATGCAATGAAAAGACAATAGAAATTATATATGTTGAGAGCATGAAAGAATTAGGAAAGGCCTGTAGTATTGACGTAAATGCGGCAGTAGCTGCAACCCTTAAATAG
- the rpsG gene encoding 30S ribosomal protein S7, whose product MPRKGHVPKRPVSPDPIYNDKIVTKLINQIMLDGKKGVAQKIVYDAFDTIGQKTGEEPLEVFYKGFNNIMPVLEVKARRVGGATYQVPVEVRPERRQTLGLRWLVSYSRKRGEKTMSERLAKEIMDAANNTGASVKKREDTHKMAEANKAFAHYRW is encoded by the coding sequence GTGCCAAGAAAAGGACATGTTCCAAAAAGACCAGTTAGTCCAGATCCAATCTACAATGATAAAATAGTTACAAAGCTAATAAATCAAATAATGCTTGATGGTAAAAAAGGCGTTGCACAAAAAATAGTATACGATGCTTTTGATACCATAGGACAAAAAACAGGAGAAGAACCATTAGAGGTTTTCTATAAAGGTTTCAACAACATAATGCCTGTACTAGAAGTAAAGGCAAGACGTGTTGGTGGAGCAACATACCAAGTTCCTGTTGAAGTTAGACCAGAAAGAAGACAGACTTTAGGGCTAAGATGGTTAGTATCTTACTCAAGAAAAAGAGGAGAAAAAACCATGAGTGAAAGGCTAGCTAAAGAAATCATGGATGCAGCTAACAACACAGGTGCTAGTGTTAAAAAGAGAGAAGACACTCATAAAATGGCTGAAGCTAATAAAGCTTTTGCACATTACAGATGGTAA
- the rpsL gene encoding 30S ribosomal protein S12: MPTISQLIRKGREDVIYKSKSAHLGVSYNSLKKRTTKLNSPQKRGVCVAVRTVTPKKPNSALRKIARVRLTNGLEVNAYIPGIGHNLQEHSVVLIRGGRVKDLPGVRYHIVRGTLDAAGVDKRMQARSKYGAKKPKKK, translated from the coding sequence ATGCCAACAATTAGCCAATTAATAAGAAAAGGCAGAGAAGATGTTATATACAAATCAAAATCTGCTCACTTAGGAGTAAGCTACAACTCACTTAAAAAGAGAACAACAAAATTAAATTCACCACAAAAAAGAGGAGTGTGTGTAGCAGTTAGAACTGTAACACCTAAGAAACCTAACTCAGCTTTAAGAAAGATTGCCAGAGTTAGACTTACAAATGGTCTAGAAGTTAACGCTTATATCCCAGGAATAGGCCATAACTTGCAAGAGCATAGTGTTGTGCTTATAAGAGGTGGAAGGGTAAAAGACTTACCGGGTGTTAGATACCACATCGTTAGAGGAACACTAGATGCAGCAGGTGTAGACAAGAGAATGCAAGCTAGATCAAAATATGGTGCAAAGAAACCTAAGAAAAAATAG